Proteins from one Gimesia maris genomic window:
- a CDS encoding type II secretion system protein GspG, with protein sequence MYRNKSQTKQKRRGFTLLEMLIVLGIILVIAAMVVPNLLGSQKKANIKATRASIHNLEQAFKLYAAENNGEYPQGGAEQLELLMEPVSTDGQAAEPFIESIPLDAWGQVFHYEYPNNKAKSTKPAIWSSGPNQQDENGSGDDVNNWDLNE encoded by the coding sequence ATGTATCGAAACAAATCACAAACCAAACAAAAACGTCGCGGCTTTACCCTGCTGGAAATGCTGATCGTACTGGGAATCATCCTGGTGATCGCAGCCATGGTCGTCCCCAACCTGCTCGGCAGCCAGAAAAAAGCCAATATTAAAGCCACCCGTGCCAGTATTCATAATCTGGAACAGGCTTTCAAACTGTATGCTGCTGAGAACAATGGTGAGTACCCGCAGGGGGGCGCTGAACAGTTAGAACTGCTGATGGAACCCGTCAGCACTGATGGCCAGGCAGCCGAACCCTTTATCGAATCGATTCCCCTCGATGCCTGGGGACAGGTCTTTCACTATGAATATCCCAACAACAAAGCCAAATCGACCAAACCGGCGATCTGGTCTTCCGGACCAAATCAGCAGGATGAAAATGGCTCAGGCGATGATGTCAATAACTGGGATCTGAATGAATAA
- a CDS encoding prepilin-type N-terminal cleavage/methylation domain-containing protein, translated as MTKQPHIFRNAHQRRSAFTLFEMLLVLALLLVLVSVVWPAVMRISSSNRLRQSMQDVNSVFAAARIRAIEHGVNYHVYLELGGNQYLIVPVDQSLLGLNTDESGSTTAGTSDAFIVGELPEEFQFSKTVSATVTESMIPFEWLSGLPNAKDLRWVESSFPITFYPDGTAALDLQHDILKKEQKVARIELRGLTGNTTISYQQEKSP; from the coding sequence GTGACAAAACAGCCACACATATTCAGAAACGCGCATCAGCGTCGATCAGCCTTTACGCTGTTCGAAATGCTGCTGGTACTGGCATTACTGCTGGTGCTCGTTTCCGTGGTCTGGCCTGCTGTCATGCGCATCAGTTCCAGTAACCGCCTGCGCCAAAGTATGCAGGATGTGAATTCGGTCTTCGCTGCTGCCCGTATTCGTGCCATTGAGCATGGCGTGAATTATCACGTGTATCTGGAACTGGGAGGAAATCAGTATCTGATAGTCCCAGTTGACCAGTCACTTCTGGGACTCAATACCGATGAGAGTGGATCAACCACGGCAGGTACCAGCGATGCTTTTATTGTCGGCGAGTTACCTGAAGAATTTCAGTTCAGCAAAACGGTATCGGCTACCGTCACCGAATCGATGATTCCGTTTGAGTGGCTGTCCGGCCTTCCCAATGCAAAAGATTTACGCTGGGTTGAAAGCTCGTTCCCCATCACCTTCTATCCCGATGGAACCGCAGCCCTCGACCTGCAGCATGACATCCTGAAAAAAGAGCAAAAAGTAGCGCGTATCGAACTGCGCGGCCTGACCGGTAATACGACGATTTCTTACCAACAGGAGAAATCGCCATGA
- a CDS encoding type IV pilus modification PilV family protein produces MKVHQRISANHESRRAGLTLLEVLISLSIFLAALTALSQLIGIGSRAAVQTQLRTQAIFRCQSVLAEVLAGAQPMESVAMSAFDDEGENWKWSLNVEPGDYENMLKLTVLVQYIGDSETVSTSYQLIRQVRDPAMLLDAANTVETTTDTTLEDQL; encoded by the coding sequence ATGAAGGTTCACCAGAGGATTTCAGCAAATCACGAATCACGCCGAGCGGGACTGACGCTGCTCGAAGTGTTGATCTCACTCTCAATCTTTCTGGCCGCGTTAACGGCGCTCAGTCAGCTCATTGGAATCGGCTCCCGGGCCGCAGTACAGACCCAGTTAAGAACCCAGGCAATTTTCCGATGCCAATCAGTACTGGCAGAGGTACTGGCAGGCGCCCAGCCAATGGAATCAGTTGCGATGTCTGCATTTGACGATGAGGGTGAAAACTGGAAATGGAGCCTCAACGTCGAACCAGGTGACTATGAAAACATGCTGAAGCTGACAGTGCTCGTCCAATATATCGGAGACTCGGAAACTGTTTCCACCAGTTATCAGTTAATCCGACAGGTACGCGATCCCGCCATGCTCCTTGATGCCGCCAATACGGTCGAAACCACGACCGACACCACGCTGGAGGATCAGCTATGA
- a CDS encoding general secretion pathway protein GspK has translation MKTHTSQLVQSAGFSNQKNRLKLRAGSTLLVVLVVVVMLTLGAYTFSELMIVEVEATNIYGRSIQSRELALSGIELAAAYVGDRSDIDGWNSYHNPDQFQNINLLPSDVPRASGYFSIVAPVTKDAASKTIRFGLINESGKLNLNILASEEEEEEGAAVERLMNIPNMTEDIAAAILDWIDDDDETRTYGAESDFYETLETPYFPKNGPLESLDELLLVRDITPELLYGEDTNRNGILDFNENDGDATLPNDNADGVLNAGWCEYFTVHSREINIRPDGSQKINVNQTMLTELYDALETELGPDEARFIVAYRLSGPVVTESDLSSGLQTTTVGGSMSEKQALNELANGIAKAMFSEEGVTVTRGGMDLSPGGAFTINSLFDLIGSEVETEIDGKKTTLSSPWLADPGAMTAELPVLHDLLTTSKNQYIEGRIQIDEARLETLLGIPGMETDLANAIVNSQMTATNGAPPTEISQARQTTGWLVIEGLTTIEQMRLLAPYICSGGDVFRVQSLGYYGQGGPLTRMEAVIDGTFIPPRIIAIRDISNLGSGYPVSTLQGMSQEE, from the coding sequence ATGAAAACACACACATCACAACTCGTACAATCCGCTGGTTTTTCCAATCAGAAAAACCGGCTGAAGTTACGGGCCGGCAGTACATTGCTCGTGGTACTTGTGGTAGTCGTCATGCTCACCCTGGGCGCTTACACATTCTCGGAATTAATGATCGTCGAGGTGGAAGCAACAAACATTTATGGCCGTTCAATCCAGTCACGCGAGCTGGCTCTGTCCGGAATTGAACTCGCCGCCGCCTATGTAGGCGACCGTTCGGACATTGATGGCTGGAACTCATATCATAATCCAGATCAGTTTCAGAATATCAATTTACTCCCCTCGGATGTACCGCGTGCCAGCGGTTATTTCAGCATCGTTGCACCGGTCACTAAAGATGCCGCTTCGAAAACAATTCGCTTTGGCCTGATCAATGAATCAGGTAAGTTGAATTTGAATATTCTGGCCAGTGAAGAAGAGGAGGAAGAGGGGGCTGCCGTCGAACGCCTGATGAATATCCCCAACATGACCGAAGACATCGCCGCTGCAATTCTGGATTGGATCGACGATGATGACGAAACGCGGACCTATGGAGCGGAGAGCGATTTCTACGAGACATTGGAGACGCCTTATTTCCCTAAAAATGGTCCACTGGAATCACTGGATGAACTGTTACTGGTGCGCGACATTACCCCGGAACTGCTCTACGGCGAAGACACCAACCGCAACGGGATCCTGGATTTCAATGAAAATGACGGCGATGCCACTCTGCCCAATGACAATGCCGATGGCGTTCTCAATGCAGGCTGGTGCGAGTACTTTACCGTTCACAGTCGTGAAATTAATATCCGCCCCGATGGTTCCCAAAAAATCAACGTCAATCAGACCATGCTGACGGAACTTTACGATGCACTCGAAACCGAACTCGGACCCGATGAGGCCCGGTTCATTGTTGCCTATCGTTTAAGTGGTCCGGTTGTCACGGAAAGCGATCTGTCATCTGGTTTGCAGACGACTACCGTAGGAGGCAGCATGAGTGAAAAACAGGCTCTGAATGAGCTCGCTAATGGTATTGCCAAAGCGATGTTTTCAGAAGAAGGAGTCACCGTGACACGAGGTGGCATGGACCTCTCGCCCGGTGGCGCGTTTACCATTAATTCACTCTTTGACCTGATTGGGTCTGAAGTCGAAACAGAAATTGATGGAAAAAAAACAACACTCTCCAGTCCCTGGCTGGCCGACCCGGGAGCAATGACCGCGGAATTACCGGTGCTGCATGACCTGCTGACCACGTCCAAAAATCAATATATCGAAGGCCGAATCCAGATTGATGAAGCACGTCTGGAAACCTTGCTGGGCATCCCCGGGATGGAAACTGACCTGGCGAATGCGATCGTTAATTCCCAGATGACTGCTACAAACGGAGCCCCTCCTACGGAAATCAGTCAGGCGCGCCAGACAACAGGATGGCTTGTGATTGAAGGGCTTACCACAATTGAACAAATGCGATTACTGGCCCCTTACATCTGTAGCGGCGGAGATGTCTTTCGTGTGCAGTCTCTGGGATATTACGGACAGGGAGGTCCACTGACACGCATGGAAGCTGTGATTGATGGCACCTTTATTCCGCCACGCATCATAGCGATTCGTGACATCAGTAACCTGGGTAGCGGTTATCCCGTTTCTACCCTGCAGGGAATGTCGCAGGAAGAATAA
- a CDS encoding cadherin repeat domain-containing protein, with protein sequence MKKREKILAAAFGAVILIWLGMPLINSTFIEPVETRRNQLKALNQQIDQREQKELELLRSAKQLGAWVDNSLPPDEHDAQRLYLEWLNDLAELSGFSNLKLSPGRRMREGKTYIAIQASLEGSATYAQLCQFLLHFYQTDLQQNIISLELDSTGTRLSDRLEIKLTAEGLALAKARPRELLFPRGKLASTLKFDATKMKVHDVLDFPSQTPFRIRLDQEFLTVEKVEGDTWTVVRGANLTVPARYEPGIPVELAPLNQFTEGSTRLQQPLTQDAELLKVLSTAHFPIDQTFLIQIDNELLNVIQSGPTEWRVQRGMLNTKPVAHAKGAIVTQAPQYLQALYDYRLIAQSSPFAKPVPDKVYKLDLKEIGKQTVVRGNSLNLTIPLEGVNPALANPQITVKSALPGLTAETDKLKWSPDKEQKPGNYPVTITVIQEGQKVERTFQLDFLEQNTPPKIETVTSAVAYQTQPLSLFIKATDADLPTQKLRFGLAAGTPEGAQINPDTGELTWTPSASTELKEYPITVTVSDSGTPPVTSSQQINVKVSLDDAFFTFLTGSIEIDGKKIAWIRNRATNQKREIQEGDTIDVADIHGVVKSITDQHLILEVDGKPWMLSLGENFRSLRNLTSLPVLN encoded by the coding sequence ATGAAAAAACGTGAAAAAATATTAGCCGCAGCTTTTGGTGCCGTCATTTTGATCTGGCTGGGAATGCCTCTGATCAACAGTACGTTCATTGAACCTGTGGAAACACGCCGGAATCAGTTAAAAGCTTTGAATCAGCAGATTGATCAACGGGAACAAAAAGAACTGGAACTGTTACGCTCTGCCAAACAACTGGGTGCCTGGGTGGATAACAGCTTGCCCCCTGACGAACACGATGCGCAACGACTCTATCTGGAATGGTTGAATGATCTGGCAGAACTCTCCGGTTTTTCCAACCTCAAACTCTCTCCCGGTCGACGTATGCGGGAAGGAAAAACCTATATCGCGATTCAGGCTTCATTGGAAGGATCTGCTACTTATGCTCAGTTATGTCAGTTTCTGTTACACTTCTACCAGACCGATCTGCAACAGAATATAATCAGCCTGGAACTGGACAGTACCGGCACCCGCCTGTCTGACCGACTCGAAATCAAACTGACTGCGGAGGGACTCGCTTTAGCCAAAGCCCGGCCGCGAGAACTGCTGTTCCCCCGCGGAAAACTGGCCTCAACATTGAAGTTTGACGCGACAAAAATGAAAGTTCACGACGTACTCGACTTTCCCAGTCAGACCCCATTTCGAATCCGCCTGGATCAGGAATTCCTGACCGTTGAAAAAGTTGAAGGTGATACCTGGACCGTCGTGCGCGGGGCAAACCTGACAGTTCCCGCACGCTATGAACCGGGCATACCGGTGGAGCTGGCGCCGTTAAATCAATTCACTGAAGGCAGCACACGCCTGCAGCAGCCTTTGACTCAGGATGCCGAACTGCTCAAAGTACTCAGCACAGCGCATTTTCCCATCGACCAGACATTTCTGATTCAAATTGATAACGAACTTCTGAATGTCATTCAGAGTGGTCCGACGGAATGGAGAGTCCAGCGGGGCATGCTGAACACGAAACCGGTAGCACACGCGAAAGGCGCTATTGTTACTCAGGCCCCCCAGTATCTGCAGGCATTATACGATTACCGCTTGATCGCTCAGTCCAGTCCGTTTGCCAAACCTGTTCCCGACAAAGTCTATAAACTGGATTTAAAAGAAATCGGAAAACAGACCGTCGTTCGGGGTAATTCGCTGAACCTTACGATTCCGCTGGAAGGTGTCAATCCGGCCCTGGCGAATCCTCAGATCACCGTCAAATCAGCTCTTCCCGGCCTGACCGCAGAGACTGACAAATTAAAATGGTCACCTGATAAAGAGCAAAAGCCAGGAAATTACCCGGTCACTATCACTGTTATTCAGGAAGGGCAGAAAGTCGAACGCACATTCCAGCTCGACTTTCTGGAACAGAATACACCTCCGAAGATTGAAACGGTAACTTCCGCCGTCGCATACCAGACACAACCACTCTCGCTGTTTATCAAAGCAACCGACGCCGATCTTCCGACACAGAAACTTCGTTTTGGTTTAGCTGCAGGTACTCCTGAGGGAGCACAGATTAATCCTGATACGGGAGAATTAACCTGGACCCCCTCTGCATCAACAGAATTAAAAGAGTATCCGATTACAGTAACCGTGTCCGACTCAGGAACACCCCCCGTCACTTCGTCTCAGCAGATTAATGTGAAAGTCTCACTGGATGATGCATTTTTTACATTTTTAACAGGCAGCATCGAAATCGATGGTAAAAAAATCGCCTGGATCCGAAACCGGGCAACCAACCAGAAACGGGAAATTCAAGAAGGAGACACAATCGATGTCGCAGACATTCATGGCGTGGTGAAATCAATTACAGACCAGCACCTGATCCTGGAGGTCGATGGAAAACCCTGGATGCTCTCATTGGGAGAAAATTTCAGATCTCTGCGAAACCTGACCTCGCTTCCTGTGTTAAATTAG
- a CDS encoding secretin N-terminal domain-containing protein, translating into MLSYKLKARKYSRHLRCLLAVLVLSSPSLSAHAEGKFGFWNRLRKPAETQTSEAGAAVVGSKQQVEAVQKQVRKASDVAEISLNHVQATWAKVLKQVAEQSELTLVMDVVPKGFFSRIDKRPHTLSETFQILNRELEPKGFRLLQKDSFLIVLDLREAKAKYIRPTVQSADRTPEGTRPGKNDIRQIEHLEQTENPQNPVTQADVPARFEKSARKIQQKEATPQVATFTVQPRTLNSTEILRQFYHAFETRAELQGEGPNGLPGLVVFNSQEESLVDEQTQEPLKIINTQIDFRIGIDKQNNELVFEASPSKAQALKATALKLDQAAKGFSQSIQLVIGSPQIGQVAQKLHQQTNTSTAPQRLPVKTYSDNFVSPRDQQINQLRQRVDQIAYQEQQPGAAQNPQQPQPADKPAEVEKQRSLPELLQDLSGNVNIESVPDLGVLILRGKDEDVNALMKIIKELEKLSEGTRPDIHLLNLRHVNSTALAELLNGVYEDLVTLRAIQGQIQKIKIIPLVKPNALLILAPDTDMPSILKLAEELDQPVNPLTEFGVFQLKSASASQVATTIREFYNERGGLGTRILVSPNIRTNSIIVQAQPRDMQEVAALIQKIDLDQSQAISRVKIFPLKNAIAADLAETLNSTLQSVLNPAAAQTAGLGTNIGGAGGEAAQQLQEARSVVLEFLSQEGTQSRVLRSGLLADIRVIADPRANTLVVTAPKDSLELIGALINQFDARVSSVAELKVFTLKNADAESMVTLLQSTFSADNQQTDLGIQIAGVNDANSNLIPLKFSVDRRTNSVVAQGGADALQIVEAILLKLDGADSRKRETTVIQLKNTPVADVSVAINEFLDTQRALIAQDPDLISSFELLEREVIVVPEAINNNLIISATPRYFEQISNLVKQLDKEAPQVIIQALIVEVELDNDDEFGVELGLQDSLLFNRSIIDNVLTVQQTITGQNNVTQTNQTIVSQEATPGFLFNSINPLGTNNTNNVSNTAGQALSNFSLQRGNSDLGFGGLVLSASSESVSILIRALAAKRNVHVLSRPQIRTVDNVTAQIQVGQIVPVVNGVSVTAVGSANPVIQQSEAGIILTVTPRISPDGNIVMETQAEKSDFNGSSVPIFTDATTGNVVESPIKNITQVQTTVSVPNGQTVVLGGMITESDTTIERKVPWLGDIPLIGIPFRYDYSSTRRKELLVFLTPRIIRNDADSEFIKQVESERIHLQVEKAEQMHGPIFAVPPGEPEFIPEGEGLLEPIPTTVMPQDNLNPDVINNQQPGGVIQQMSHQAEQPKKPKKKPLIQKKFPYWGRD; encoded by the coding sequence GTGTTGTCTTACAAACTCAAAGCCAGAAAATATTCCAGACATCTCCGGTGTCTGCTGGCGGTACTCGTCCTGAGTAGTCCGTCACTTTCTGCACACGCCGAAGGCAAATTTGGTTTCTGGAACCGTCTGCGTAAACCGGCCGAAACGCAAACCAGCGAAGCCGGCGCAGCAGTCGTTGGTTCAAAGCAGCAGGTCGAAGCTGTTCAAAAACAGGTTCGCAAAGCCAGCGATGTCGCTGAGATTTCTCTGAACCACGTTCAGGCTACCTGGGCGAAGGTATTAAAACAGGTGGCAGAACAGAGTGAGTTAACCCTGGTCATGGACGTCGTTCCCAAAGGATTCTTTTCAAGAATCGATAAGCGGCCTCATACCCTGAGTGAAACGTTTCAGATTTTAAACCGGGAGCTTGAACCCAAGGGTTTTCGACTGCTGCAAAAAGACAGTTTCCTGATTGTGCTTGATCTTCGGGAAGCGAAAGCGAAATATATTCGACCAACCGTGCAGTCCGCTGATCGGACACCGGAAGGGACTCGACCTGGTAAGAATGACATTCGCCAGATTGAACATCTGGAGCAGACAGAAAATCCACAGAACCCAGTCACTCAGGCAGATGTGCCAGCTCGCTTTGAAAAAAGTGCGCGCAAAATACAGCAGAAGGAAGCGACTCCTCAGGTTGCAACTTTTACAGTTCAACCGCGCACTCTAAACAGTACGGAAATCCTCCGACAGTTCTACCATGCTTTCGAAACTCGTGCTGAATTACAGGGTGAAGGTCCCAATGGATTACCCGGACTGGTCGTCTTCAACAGCCAGGAAGAGAGCCTGGTCGACGAACAGACACAGGAACCACTGAAAATCATCAATACACAAATCGATTTTCGCATCGGTATTGATAAACAGAATAATGAGCTGGTTTTTGAAGCTTCTCCTTCCAAAGCGCAGGCGTTGAAAGCCACTGCATTAAAACTGGATCAGGCTGCAAAAGGATTTTCACAGTCCATTCAGCTGGTAATCGGATCACCACAAATTGGTCAGGTAGCGCAGAAATTACATCAGCAGACCAATACCTCAACAGCTCCGCAACGATTGCCTGTTAAAACTTATTCAGACAATTTTGTCTCTCCCCGCGATCAGCAGATCAACCAGCTCAGACAGCGCGTGGATCAGATCGCATATCAGGAACAGCAACCGGGGGCAGCACAGAATCCACAACAACCCCAACCGGCTGACAAACCTGCCGAAGTCGAAAAACAGCGTTCTCTGCCTGAATTACTGCAGGATCTGAGTGGCAACGTCAATATCGAATCGGTCCCGGATCTGGGTGTCCTGATCCTGCGAGGTAAAGATGAAGATGTCAATGCGTTGATGAAAATCATCAAAGAGCTGGAAAAACTCAGCGAAGGCACTCGTCCCGATATTCATTTATTGAATTTACGACATGTGAATTCGACCGCACTTGCCGAACTGTTGAATGGAGTTTACGAAGATCTCGTTACACTGCGGGCCATTCAGGGACAGATCCAGAAAATCAAAATCATTCCTCTGGTCAAACCGAATGCATTACTGATTCTGGCACCGGATACAGATATGCCATCGATCCTCAAACTGGCAGAGGAACTGGATCAACCTGTTAATCCATTGACCGAGTTTGGTGTCTTCCAGCTTAAGAGTGCCAGCGCCAGTCAGGTGGCTACGACGATTCGGGAATTCTATAATGAGCGTGGCGGACTGGGAACACGTATTCTCGTTTCTCCCAACATTCGCACCAACTCAATTATCGTGCAGGCACAACCCCGTGATATGCAGGAAGTCGCTGCCCTGATTCAGAAAATCGATCTGGATCAGTCACAGGCAATCAGTCGCGTGAAAATATTCCCGTTAAAAAATGCCATCGCAGCCGACCTGGCGGAAACCCTGAATTCTACATTGCAAAGTGTTCTGAACCCTGCTGCCGCTCAGACAGCCGGCCTGGGAACCAACATCGGCGGTGCCGGGGGCGAAGCCGCACAGCAGTTACAGGAAGCCCGTTCTGTCGTACTCGAGTTTCTCTCGCAAGAGGGAACCCAAAGCCGGGTTCTACGATCTGGTTTACTCGCGGACATACGTGTGATCGCAGATCCTCGTGCGAATACACTGGTTGTCACTGCTCCCAAAGACAGTCTGGAACTGATTGGTGCATTGATCAATCAGTTTGATGCACGCGTATCATCCGTCGCAGAACTGAAAGTTTTCACTCTCAAGAATGCGGACGCCGAATCAATGGTCACTTTACTACAGTCGACTTTTTCAGCAGACAATCAGCAGACCGATCTCGGGATTCAGATTGCCGGCGTGAACGACGCTAACAGTAACCTGATCCCACTGAAATTTTCTGTCGATCGCCGCACAAATTCAGTGGTCGCACAGGGTGGTGCCGATGCTCTGCAGATCGTGGAAGCGATTCTACTGAAACTGGATGGTGCCGATAGCCGCAAACGCGAAACGACCGTAATTCAACTGAAAAACACACCGGTCGCTGATGTATCCGTTGCGATCAATGAATTTCTGGATACGCAGCGTGCACTCATCGCCCAGGACCCTGACCTGATCAGCAGCTTTGAACTCCTCGAACGAGAAGTCATCGTGGTTCCCGAAGCGATCAACAATAATCTGATCATCAGCGCCACTCCCCGGTATTTTGAACAGATTTCCAATCTTGTAAAACAGCTGGATAAGGAAGCACCTCAGGTGATTATCCAGGCATTGATTGTCGAAGTCGAACTGGATAACGATGATGAGTTTGGGGTCGAGCTCGGCCTTCAGGATTCATTGCTCTTTAATCGTAGTATTATTGATAACGTGCTGACAGTGCAGCAAACCATCACCGGTCAAAACAATGTCACGCAAACCAATCAGACGATTGTATCTCAAGAAGCGACACCGGGATTCCTGTTTAACAGTATTAATCCGCTGGGAACTAACAACACTAATAATGTCAGTAATACGGCAGGCCAGGCGCTAAGTAATTTTTCATTACAACGCGGAAATAGTGATCTGGGGTTTGGCGGTCTGGTTTTATCCGCCAGTTCGGAATCAGTCAGCATTCTGATCCGGGCCCTGGCCGCCAAGCGAAATGTGCACGTATTAAGTCGACCGCAGATTCGTACTGTGGATAATGTGACTGCCCAGATACAGGTCGGCCAGATTGTTCCCGTGGTGAATGGTGTTTCGGTGACCGCCGTCGGTTCTGCCAACCCGGTGATTCAACAGTCGGAAGCCGGGATTATCCTGACCGTAACTCCCCGCATCAGCCCGGATGGAAATATTGTGATGGAAACCCAGGCTGAGAAAAGTGACTTTAATGGTTCAAGCGTTCCTATCTTCACCGATGCCACAACGGGAAATGTCGTGGAATCTCCAATCAAAAATATTACCCAGGTGCAAACAACAGTCAGTGTTCCCAACGGACAGACAGTCGTACTGGGTGGGATGATTACCGAATCGGATACGACCATCGAACGCAAGGTCCCCTGGCTGGGGGATATACCGCTGATAGGAATCCCCTTCCGCTATGACTACAGTTCGACACGTCGCAAGGAACTACTCGTATTCCTGACGCCACGCATCATTCGTAACGATGCTGACTCGGAGTTTATCAAACAGGTGGAATCAGAACGCATTCATCTGCAGGTCGAAAAAGCAGAACAGATGCATGGCCCGATCTTCGCAGTACCACCAGGAGAACCGGAATTCATTCCTGAAGGAGAAGGCCTGCTGGAACCAATCCCCACCACAGTCATGCCTCAGGATAATTTGAATCCGGATGTCATCAACAATCAGCAGCCGGGTGGCGTGATTCAACAGATGAGCCATCAGGCAGAGCAACCGAAAAAACCAAAGAAGAAACCATTGATACAAAAGAAATTTCCCTATTGGGGGCGAGATTAA
- a CDS encoding BON domain-containing protein — translation MRHFTFQCALYTVLYACLPFVLNTTGEAQVQTLSSSNSSQNGGSTGTTIGNLNSGNQAGGSGNAQSGLSTMGNFQNLNPQSGFIGRSDDTQNNFIGRTNPQGTTGANTGQNRNFNRATTGGLGNRQNLNNTGQTGPRVPEFRPQLRVAFSAAPLPLNNVQTSMGESFTRIKERHERLRNVEFHLNPDHSVTLRGEVESAGARKLVEFMAMLEPGVRTVKNELTVAAQPEIPSPATQINQPK, via the coding sequence ATGAGACATTTCACCTTCCAATGTGCTTTATATACCGTGCTTTATGCATGCCTGCCATTTGTTCTGAATACGACTGGCGAAGCACAGGTTCAGACTCTGTCCTCCAGCAATTCCTCCCAGAATGGCGGCAGCACAGGAACAACAATCGGAAATCTGAATTCCGGGAATCAGGCTGGCGGTAGTGGCAATGCTCAGTCAGGCCTTTCAACGATGGGGAATTTTCAGAATCTTAATCCCCAAAGTGGATTTATAGGGCGATCTGATGATACACAGAATAATTTTATCGGCCGTACAAACCCCCAGGGAACAACGGGTGCAAATACCGGACAGAACCGTAATTTCAACAGAGCCACAACTGGTGGATTGGGAAACAGGCAGAATCTGAATAACACAGGACAGACTGGTCCCAGGGTTCCCGAATTCCGACCTCAGTTACGCGTCGCGTTCTCCGCAGCACCCCTTCCCCTGAATAACGTCCAGACATCGATGGGAGAATCCTTCACACGCATTAAGGAACGCCACGAACGCTTACGAAATGTTGAGTTCCATTTGAATCCCGATCACAGTGTTACGCTGCGAGGCGAAGTCGAATCAGCGGGAGCCAGGAAGCTGGTTGAGTTTATGGCCATGCTGGAACCGGGAGTCAGAACGGTCAAGAATGAACTGACTGTCGCTGCTCAACCGGAAATCCCGTCACCTGCAACTCAGATTAACCAGCCCAAATAG